A segment of the Luteolibacter arcticus genome:
CACGCCGGGCCGGGCACGGCCGTCGGGGAGCCGCTGCCCGAGGTCAAGGTGACCGCCGTGCCGGAACCTTCGCCCTTGCTGATGCTTGCCGGCGGACTCGCCGTGCTGTTCCTGCTGATGCGAAAGGGCGGACCGCGCTAAGCGCCGCTAGTTCTCTCCGGGATTCCGCTTCACCGCCGGCAGTGCCTCAGACGTCGTGACCCGCGGCATCGCGGTAGGCCTGCGGACTGGTGCCGAGGTAGCGACGAAAGACGGTCGCAAAGTATTGTGAGCTGGAATACCCGAACTCATGGGCCACTTCCGTGATCGACAAGGCCGGTTGCTCGCGCAGGCGCCGGGCTGCCCGCTCGACGCGGAGGCGCTGCCGGTAGTCCTTGGGGCTGCTGCCAGCGATTCGCTTGAAGTGCTCGTGAAAGGAGGTCGGCGAGAGGCCGGCCATGGCTGCCATTTCGAGCGCGGTCGGCATTTCGTCGTCGGAATGTCCGTCCAGCCAAGCCAGGACCCGCCGGATCCGCAGGTCATTCGCCTGGTCTTCCCCCGCGGATTCGGGTTGCACCGCGATCGCCGCTTCCATGGTGAGGGCCGCGATCCGGTTGCGGACCATCTCGCGGGCCACCGCTTCATCCCGTCGCTCCCACCAGGTGAAGGCGGACTCGATCAGGCGC
Coding sequences within it:
- a CDS encoding PEP-CTERM sorting domain-containing protein, with translation MKSAVSRTALAFANALLLSVAHAGPGTAVGEPLPEVKVTAVPEPSPLLMLAGGLAVLFLLMRKGGPR
- a CDS encoding helix-turn-helix domain-containing protein, translating into MSHQEPEWIDTVSTAERRILNLRSIGMKHALTLGHLHYHRASAPLAEQCHEQWMVLVFLLSGQQRYVIDGEEIGLRGGQMLRIPPGCRYSTGAWPEQKGNLAWLILRVKPFPDEPALGMSRDGAHAVFELLTAGNTPAQLRMPDDAPRLIESAFTWWERRDEAVAREMVRNRIAALTMEAAIAVQPESAGEDQANDLRIRRVLAWLDGHSDDEMPTALEMAAMAGLSPTSFHEHFKRIAGSSPKDYRQRLRVERAARRLREQPALSITEVAHEFGYSSSQYFATVFRRYLGTSPQAYRDAAGHDV